One window of Amaranthus tricolor cultivar Red isolate AtriRed21 chromosome 11, ASM2621246v1, whole genome shotgun sequence genomic DNA carries:
- the LOC130826575 gene encoding uncharacterized protein LOC130826575: protein MVPPNVLESRPIGERTCIRDVASCLNLAPSTVWRLIKRGEIKAHSNPLHPALTNANKVRRMEWILSLIQEYNIQRHQIYKGMCDFIHIDKRWFYLTKKTQRVYLAHKQKIPYRAAKSSKFILKAMFLMAVAKPRWSRYGQCTFDGKIKNFPFINRVAAVRDSKNRPRGSTEVKPTKFVNQEVYRNMLIQNLIPTILRK from the coding sequence ATGGTGCCTCCAAACGTTCTAGAGTCCAGACCGATAGGGGAACGTACATGTATAAGAGATGTtgcaagttgtttaaacttggcACCATCGACTGTTTGGAGGTTAATCAAAAGAGGTGAAATTAAGGCACATTCAAATCCTCTTCACCCGGCTTTAACCAATGCTAATAAAGTGAGAAGGATGGAGTGGATTTTGAGTCTCATCCAAGAATATAACATTCAAAGACATCAAATATACAAGGGAATGTGTGATTTCATACACATCGATAAGAGATGGTTTTATCTAACCAAAAAAACTCAAAGAGTTTACCTTGCACACAAACAGAAGATCCCGTATAGGGCAGCAAAGTCATCTAAGTTCATACTGAAGGCCATGTTCCTAATGGCGGTTGCTAAGCCAAGATGGAGTCGATATGGTCAATGCACATTTGATGGGAAGATAAAAAATTTTCCCTTTATTAACAGGGTTGCAGCCGTGAGGGACTCGAAGAATAGGCCAAGGGGGTCAACTGAAGTTAAACCAACAAAATTTGTCAATCAAGAAGTTTATAGAAACATGCTCATCCAAAATCTCATTCCGACAATACTAAGAAAGTAG